From Pseudarthrobacter equi, a single genomic window includes:
- a CDS encoding isoprenyl transferase produces the protein MELPGFLYGYYERRLLKDLSRDRIPRHIGVMVDGNRRWAKQFNAPTSQGHQAGADKIHEFLGWCQELGVKVVTLYMLSTDNMNRSSEELDLLMGIIANTLDRLDEDENISVHAMGAPELLPGYLAERLNKLTARTPVHEKIHVNVAVGYGGRREIVDAVRELLHDAVAKGADINQLADELSVDDISRYLYTRGQPDPDLVIRTSGEQRLSGFLMWQSAYSEFYFCEALWPAFRKVDFLRALRDYAGRQRRYGS, from the coding sequence GTGGAGTTGCCCGGGTTCCTCTACGGCTATTACGAGCGGCGGCTGCTCAAGGACCTTTCCCGGGACCGCATCCCGCGGCACATCGGTGTGATGGTGGACGGGAACCGCCGCTGGGCCAAGCAGTTCAATGCACCCACAAGCCAGGGCCACCAAGCGGGCGCGGATAAGATCCATGAGTTCCTGGGCTGGTGCCAGGAGCTCGGCGTCAAAGTGGTGACGCTGTATATGCTGTCCACGGACAACATGAACAGATCCAGTGAGGAACTGGACCTCCTCATGGGCATCATCGCCAACACCCTGGACCGGCTGGACGAGGACGAGAACATTTCCGTCCATGCCATGGGGGCGCCGGAACTGCTTCCCGGTTACCTTGCCGAGCGCCTGAACAAACTGACGGCACGGACGCCTGTCCATGAAAAGATCCATGTCAACGTGGCCGTGGGATACGGCGGCCGCCGCGAAATCGTGGATGCAGTCCGTGAACTTCTGCACGACGCCGTGGCCAAGGGTGCCGACATCAACCAGCTTGCCGATGAACTCAGCGTGGATGACATCTCGCGGTACCTCTACACCCGCGGCCAGCCCGACCCGGACCTGGTCATCCGCACCTCCGGCGAGCAGCGGCTCTCCGGCTTCCTCATGTGGCAGAGCGCCTACAGCGAGTTCTATTTCTGCGAGGCCCTCTGGCCGGCGTTCCGCAAGGTCGACTTCCTG